GGAAGCCAAGCGCGAGGCCAAGGCCGCCTTCGGCAAGGACGAGGTCTACCTCGAAAAGCTGGTCGAGCGCGCCCGCCACGTCGAAAGCCAGATCCTCGGCGACACCCACGGCAATGTCGTGCACCTGTTCGAGCGCGACTGCTCCATCCAGCGCCGCAACCAGAAGGTTGTCGAGCGGGCGCCTGCGCCCTACCTCTCGGACGCGCAGCGCCAGGAACTGGCCAACTATTCGCTGAAGATTGCCGAGGCGACCAGCTATGTCGGCGCCGGCACGGTCGAGTATCTGATGGATGCCGACACCGGCAAATTCTACTTCATCGAAGTGAACCCGCGCATTCAGGTCGAGCACACCGTCACCGAAGTGGTGACCGGCATCGACATCGTCAAGGCGCAGATCCATATCCTCGACGGCGAAGCGATCGGCACGCCGGCATCGGGCGTACCGAAGCAGCAAGACATCCGGCTCAACGGCCACGCGCTGCAGTGCCGCATCACCACGGAAGATCCGGAACAGAACTTCATTCCCGACTATGGCCGCATCACCGGCTATCGTTCGGCGGCCGGTTTCGGCATCCGTCTCGACGGCGGCACGGCCTATACCGGTGCCTACATCACGCGCTACTACGATCCGCTGCTGGTGAAAGTGACGGCCTCGGGCAGCACGCCCGAGGAAGCGATCAGCCGTATGGACCGGGCGCTGCGCGAATTCCGTATCCGCGGCGTGGCGACCAACCTCACCTTCCTCGAGGCGATCATCGGCCACGAGCAGTTCCGCAACAACACCTACACCACCCGCTTCATCGACACGACGCCGGAGCTGTTCCAGCAGGTGCGGCGCCAGGACCGTGCGACGAAGCTCTTGACCTATCTCGCCGACGTCACCGTCAACGGCCATCCGGAGGCCAAGGGCCGTCCGCGGCCGCCGGCAGACGCGGCCAAGCCCGTCGTGCCCTTCTTCCAGGGCGAGATCCCCGCGGGTACCAAGCAGAAGCTCGACGAACTCGGCCCGAAGAAGTTTGCCGAGTGGGTGCGCGGCGAAAAGCAGGTATTCCTCACCGATACGACGATGCGCGACGGCCACCAGTCGCTGCTTGCGACCCGCATGCGCACGCACGACATCGCCCGTGTCGCCGGCACCTATGCCCGTGCCCTGCCGCAGCTCTTCTCGCTCGAATGCTGGGGTGGCGCGACCTTCGACGTCTCCATGCGCTTCCTTACCGAGGATCCGTGGGATCGCCTTGCCCGCATTCGCGAGGATGCGCCGAACCTGCTGCTGCAGATGCTTTTGCGCGGCGCCAACGGCGTCGGCTACAAGAACTACCCCGACAACGTCGTGAAGTACTTCGTCCGCCAGGCGGCGAAGGGCGGCATCGACGTCTTCCGCGTCTTCGACTGCCTCAACTGGGTCGATAACATGCGCGTCTCGATGGAGGCCGTTGCCGAGGAGAACCGCATCTGCGAGGCGGCGATCTGCTACACCGGCGACATCCTGAATTCGGCCCGCCCGAAGTACGATCTCAAGTACTACACGGCTTTGGCGGCCGAGCTCGAAAAGGCCGGCGCGCACACGATCGCCGTCAAGGACATGGCGGGCCTCTTGAAGCCGGCGGCTGCGCGGGTGCTCTTCAAGGCGCTGCGCGAGGCGACGGACCTGCCGATCCATTTCCACACGCACGACACCTCAGGCATCGCGGCTGCGACCGTGCTTGCCGCCGTCGATAGCGGCGTCGACGTGGTCGATGCGGCCATGGACGCGCTCTCCGGCAACACCTCGCAGCCCTGCCTCGGCTCGATCGTCGAGGCGCTGCGCGGTTCGGATCGCGATCCGGGCCTCGATCCCGAATGGATCCGCCGGATCTCGTTCTACTGGGAAGCTGTGCGCTTCCAGTACGCCGCCTTCGAAAGCGACCTCAAGGGTCCGGCCTCGGAAGTCTACCTGCACGAAATGCCGGGCGGCCAGTTCACCAACCTCAAGGAACAGGCCCGTTCGCTCGGGCTGGAAACCAAGTGGCACCGCGTCGCCCAGGCCTATGCCGACGCCAACCAGATGTTCGGCGATATCGTCAAGGTGACGCCGTCATCAAAGGTCGTTGGCGACATGGCGCTTATGATGGTCTCCCAGGACCTGACGGTTGCCGACGTCGAGAACCCGGCAAAGGACATCGCTTTCCCGGATTCGGTCGTCTCGATGCTGAAGGGCGATCTCGGTCAGCCCCCGGGCGGCTGGCCGGAAGCGCTGCAGAAGAAGGCGCTGAAGGGCGAGAAGGCCTACACCGCCGTTCCCGGCTCGCTGCTGCCGCCGGCCGATCTCGATGCGGAACGTAAAAGCATCGAGGACAAGCTCGAGCGCAAGGTCGACGACTTCGAGTTCGCCTCCTACCTGATGTACCCGAAGGTCTTCACCGACTATGCGATCGCGGCCGACACCTATGGTCCGGTCAGCGTTCTGCCGACGCCGGCTTACTTCTACGGGCTGGCACCGGGCGAGGAGCTGCAGCCGGAGATCGAGAGGGGCAAGTCGCTGGTGATCCTGCACCAGGCCAAGAGCGAGCCGGACGAGAAGGGCATGGTCAAGGTGTTCTTCGAACTCAACGGCCAGCCGCGCCTGATCAAGGTTCCGGACCGCAACCGAAGTGCAACGAGCGCGGTACGCCGCAAGGCCGAGGGCGGCAATGCAGCGCAACTCGGTGCGCCGATGCCGGGCGTCATCTCGACCGTTGCCGTTGCCGCCGGCCAGACGGTGAAGGCCGGCGACGTGCTGCTTTCGATCGAAGCGATGAAGATGGAAACGGCGCTGCACGCCGAGAAGGACGGCACGGTCGCCGAAGTGCTGGTGCGCGCCGGCGACCAGATCGACGCCAAGGACCTACTGATCGTGTTCGAGGCGTAAGCGTTTGCCACACGGATAGACAAAAACGGCCGGATGCGAATCCGGCCGTTGTTGTTTTGCGAGAGGCGCAAAGGGCCACTGTAGCGGACGTACTTCTCCGCCGTCATCCTCGGGTCAAGCCCGAGGATTACAACTGTTGGGGGGAGGCGAAGATAATGGAGACGCCTGTCGCCTCCCGCTCCTGATCCATCGTAACCGGTCCCAATGCTTCCCTTCAGATCTCGTAGTCGTGCGGGGCGCTGAGCGAGGCGATGAACTTCTTGGTGCGCTCGCGCTCGGGCGCCGAGAAGATCGTCTTCGGCGCGCCGCTCTCGACGACGAGGCCGCCGTCGAGGAAGATCACCTTGTCGGCGACGCGCGAGGCGAGCCGGAGGTCATGGGTCGCCATGACCATTGTGGTTCCTTCGCGGGCAAGCCGGCTCAGGACTTCGACCACTTCTTCCGCCAGTTCAGGGTCGAGCGCCGAGGTCGGCTCGTCGCAGAGAAGCACGCGCGGCGAAGGGGCAAGGGCACGGGCGATCGCCACGCGCTGCTGCTGGCCGCCGGAAAGTGTTGCCGGCCAGGCGTCGGCCTTGTGCGTCATGCCGACCTTTTCGAGCAGTTCCATTGCCCTGGTCTTTGCCCTGTCCGCCGGCCATTTCAGCACGGTGACGAGGCCTTCCATGACATTGCCGAGTACGGTCTGGTGCGGGAAGAGCTGGAAGTTCTGGAACACCATGCCGGTCTGCCGGCGCAGACGCTGGATCGCCGTCCAGCCGATCTTGCGGCCAGGGGCGAATTCAAGCTTCTCGTCGCCAAGCCTGATCGATCCGGAGGTCGGGATCTCCAGAAGGTTGATGCAGCGCAGCAGCGTGCTCTTGCCGCCGCCGGACGGGCCGACCAGCGCGGTCACAGTGCCCTCGGCGAGCGTCACGGAAATATCCTTCAGCACGAGATTGTCGCCGAAGCGCTTTTCGATGTGGGAGAGCTCGATCATGTGCGTGCCTCCAGGAAGCCGCCATAGCGGGCGAAGCGACGCTCCAGCCTGACCTGCAGGGCGGAAAGCACGGAGCTCATGGCAAGATAGATCAGCGCCGCCTCGATGTAGAGGATCAGCGGCTCGTAGGTGGTGGCGACGATGCGCTGCGCTGTCTGGAACATCTCGGGCACGGTAATGGCGGCGGCAAGCGACGTGTCCTTCACCAGCGAGATGAAGGTGTTCGACAATGGCGGCACCGCGACGCGGGCTGCCTGCGGCAGGATGGTGCGGCGCATCGCCTGGCTCCAGCTCATGCCGATCGAATAGGCCGCTTCCCACTGGCCACGCGGCACCGAGGAAATTACCGCCCGAATGATCTCGGAGGTGTAGGCCCCGACATTCAGCGAGAAGCCGATGAGGGCTGCGGTAAAGGCGTCGAGCAGGATGCCGGCGCTCGGCAGGCCGTAGAAAATCACGAACAGCTGCACCAGCAGCGGCGTGCCGCGGATCACCCAGACGTAAAAGCGCGCGATCCAGGCGACCGGCGCCGGCCCGAAGAGCCGGGCGACGGCGGTAACGAGCCCCAGGATCAGGCCGAAGATGAAGGAAAGCAGCGTCAGCGGGATGGTAAAGGTCAGGCCGGCCCAGAGCAGGGACGGCAAGGATTCCAGCATCAGTGGGAGCCAGGTGGTCAAGGGCGAGCCTTTCAAAAAGCGCGATCCGCCCCGGGGTCCGGAACGGATCGCTTTTCATAGCCGAGAATGGCCGGCTGAGAAACCGGCCGAAGGCTCAGGGTTACTTCGAGACGTCGGCGCCGAAGTACTTCTGCGAGATCTTGTCGTAGGTGCCGTCCGCCTTGATGTCGACGAGCGCCTTGTTGATCGCTTCCAGCAGTTCCGGCTCGCCCTTGCGGATGATGATGCCGGAAAAGTCGGCATCGGCCTGCTCGGCGGCAATCTTGACCGGGGCGTCGGGCTTCTTCTTCTTGAAGTCGAGGAAGGAGAGGCTATCGTTGATCGTCGCGTCGGCGCGGCCGGTCAGCACCAGCTGGATCGACTGGTCGAAGCCGTCGGTGCCGACGAGCTCGGCGCCGGATGCGGTTGCGAGCTTGCCGAAGTTGCTGGTCAGCGATTGGGCGGACTTCTTGCCCTTGAGATCGGCAAAGCCCTTGATCTCTTCGTTGTCTGACTTGACGATCAGCACCGCCTTCGAGGCGATGTAGGGCTCGGAGAAGTCGTACTTCTTCTTGCGCTCTTCGGTGATGCCGACCTGATTGATGACCGTGTCGTAGCGGTTGGCGTCGAGGCCGGCGATCAGGCCATCCCACTTGCCTTCGAGGAATTCCGCCTTGACGCCGAGCTTCTCGGCGACCGCCTGGCCGATCTCGACGTCGAAGCCGACGAGGGCGCCGGAGGTGTCATGATAGGTGAAGGGCGCATAGGTACCCTCGGTGCCGATCTTCAGGACACCGGCGGATTTGACCGCATTGAGGTTCTCGCCGGCTTCAGCGGAAGCGAGCGCGGCGACCTGCATCAGAGCGGCGGCAAACAGCGTGGGGAGGAGTTTCATCGTGATTTTCCATCTTCTTTCTGGCCCGGCCCGTCGTCCGGATTGAGCGGACAATCGCATAAAAAATCGGCGATCTGAGCGTATAAAACACCAATTCCTGAGCGTTTTGATGAAGAATTTTCCTCGAAATGGCACCGGCCGGGCGCAAAAGCCACGGTTTGTCGGAAATCGCGCGCGGCCCCGATTTGCTCGCTGCATCGGCTTGAAAACGGTTTCAAAAGTTGATATGCACATTTATAGCGATTCATGCACGTTTATGCACGGTTGATGGCGATGTCCGGTGAACTCCTTCTTCGTGAGCGAAAGACGCTGATCCAGGAACGGCTGAAGGCCAACGGCCGGGTGCTTGCAGCCGACCTTGCGGCTGAGCTCAGCGTTTCCGAGGATACGATCCGCCGCGACCTCAGGGAGATGGCGGCGGCGGGACTGTGCGAGCGCGTCTATGGCGGTGCGCTTCCGGTTGCGCCGGCAGCGCACAGCACCTTGCGGGAACGGGTGGCGATGGCGCCGGAACGCAAGGCGGCGCTGGCGCGCGCGGCCGTCGGCCTGATCAAGCCTGATATGACCGTGTTTCTCGATGCCGGCTCCACCAATCTCGCCATCGCGCACCTGATCGAGCCGGACCTGCCGGTCACTGTCGTCACCAATACGCCGCTGATTGCCGTCGCGCTCATGGAGAAACCGGGCGTCGATCTCATCCTGCTCGGCGGTCCGCTCAATCGCGCCGTCGGCGCGGCGATCAGCGCCAGGGCGCAACGCGATGCGGAACTGCTCCGGCCCGATCTCTGCTTTCTCGGTACCTGTGGCGCCGACGCCGTCGCGGGCCTGACGGCGATCTATTTCGAGGATGCGGAATTCAAGCGGCTCATTGCGTTGCGCAGCCGGCGCCTGGTTGTCGCTGTCACCAGCGACAAGCTCGGTACGGCCGCCGCGCACGGGGTTGCCGATATCAATGACAAGGTGACGCTGCTGCTCGAGGCGGATGCATCGGCTGAGCATCGGTCGGCCTTCGAGGCCGCAGGGGCAGAGGTCCTGATGGCGGGAGAGACGGAATGACGACGATCACGCATGTGGCGCTCTGGACGCGGGACCTCGAGGCGATCGCCCGGTTCTGGTCGTCCTTCTTCGGCGCCGAAGTCGGCGAGATCTATGAAAGCCGGCGGCGTCCCGGCTTTCGTTCGCGGTTCCTGACGCTTGGCGACGGGCCGGCATTCGAGATTATGGAAGGCCCCTGGGTTGAGCCGGCCGATCCCGCCGAAGAACGCATCGGCCTTGCCCATGTGGCGCTGTCGCTCGGCAGCGAGCAGGCGGTCGAGGCCATGGCCGCGCGCGCCGAGGCCGACGGCATTCTGGTCGCAAAACCGCGCTGGACCGGCGACGGCTTCTACGAGGCCGTTGTTCGCGACCCCGATGGAAATCTGATCGAAATCACAATCTGAGCCGGGCGATCCGGCACTGAGGCAAGACCATGGACCAACGTTCTCCCACCGCGACCGGCCGCCAGGGCTACATGACCCGCAACCGGCTGGCGGTATCGCTGCTCTTTCTGTTGAATGGCTTCGTCATCGGCAGCTGGGCGCCGAAGATCCCCGAATTCAAGGACCGGCTCGGCATCAGCGAAAGCGTGCTCGGCCTGCTGATCCTGATGTTCGGCATCGGCTCGCTGGTGCTCATGCCGATTGCCGGCGGCTTTATCGCCCGCGTCGGTTCGCAGAAGGTGGTCAAGGTCACCGCCATCATCCTGTCGCCCTTGCTTCTGCTTCTGACGCTTGTCCCCGATGTCTGGACGGCGGCCGTCGCCATGTTCCTGCTTGGCGGTTTTGCCGGCGCAATGGACGTCGCGATGAACGCCAATGCGGTCGAGGTCGAAAAATCCATGCGCCGGGCGATCATGTCGTCCTGCCATGCCTATTGGAGTCTCGGCGGTCTGATCGGTGCCGGCATCGGCGGCTTCCTCATGGCTCGCTTCGGTGTGCTGCCGCATGTGCTCGTCGTCACTGCGATCTGCCTGGCATTAATCGTTGCCGCCTGGCCGATGATCCTGGCCGACAAGCCGCATCCGGGTGCCGCCAAGGAAAAGCTGCGCCTGCCGATGACGCCGCTTCCCTGGCTGATCGGCATCATGGCGCTGTTCTCGATGGTGCCGGAGGGCACGGTGCTCGACTGGGGCGCGCTTTATCTGCGCAACGAGCTTGGCGCCTCCGTCGAGCTTTCCGGCTTCGGCTTTGCCGCCTTCTCCGCAACCATGGCGACCATGCGTTTTGCCGGCGATTTCGTGCGGGACCGCTTCGGCGCCAAACGGACGCTGCGCATCTGCACCGTCACGGCACTCGTCGGCATGATCATAGCGGGCACGGCGCCCAATGCCTACATCGCCATCCTTGGCTTTGCGATCGCCGGCATCGGCATCTCCAACATGGTGCCGATCGCGTTCTCGGCCGCCGGCAACATGCCGGGCCTGCAGCCGGGCATCGGCCTGTCGGTCGCGACCTTCATGGGCTATTCCGGGATGCTGTTCGCACCGTCGCTGATCGGCTTCGTCGCCGAGCATACGGGCTTTGCCATCATCTTCGCGTCGGTGCCGCTGCTCTTCATCGTCGTGCTTCTCTTGTCGCACCATGCCGATCATGCGGATGGCGCCAAGGGGCACTGAGGCGCAGCGCCGCCATCAAATCGCCGTCAGGGCATGATGTCGCCGTTGACAATCAGACTTTCCTCATCCACCTGATGGGCCAATGGCCAGGGCGAGTTGAGGAAAGTCCATGTGGGTTCTGCCCGCATCCTCGCCCGGCTCAGTGACCCACGAAGAGGCCTTCATGTCTTCCGCCTTCGATTTCGATCCGCAGCCCCGCCGCGCCTCCGTCGCCGTCGATGTCGGCGGCGTCATCGTCGGGGGTGGCGCACCGGTCGTGGTCCAGTCGATGACCAACACCGATACGGCCGATATCGATGGCACCGTGGCGCAGGTGGCCGCGCTGCACAAAGCCGGTTCGGAACTGGTGCGCATTACCGTCGACCGCGACGAGAGTGCGGCGGCGGTGCCGAAGATCCGCGAGCGGCTCGAGCGGCTCGGCCTTGATGTCCCACTCGTTGGCGACTTCCACTATATCGGCCACAAGCTGCTTGCCGATCATCCGGCCTGCGCGGAAGCGCTGGCGAAATACCGCATCAATCCGGGCAATGTCGGCTTCAAGGACAAGAAGGACAAGCAGTTCGCCGAGATCGTCGAGATGGCGATCCGCTACGACAAGCCGGTGCGCATCGGCGTCAACTGGGGCTCGCTTGACCAGGAGCTGCTGACGCGGCTGATGGACGAGAACAAGGCGAACGGCTTTCCGCTCACGGCCCAGGAAGTGACGCGCGAAACGATCGTGCAGTCGGCGCTGCTGTCGGCGGAACTTGCCGAAGAGATCGGCCTGCCGCGCAACCGCATCATCCTGTCGGCCAAGGTTTCCGGCGTTCAGGACCTGATCGCCGTCTACGCCATGCTGTCGGCCCGTTCCGACCATGCGCTGCATCTCGGCCTCACCGAGGCCGGCATGGGCACCAAGGGCATCGTCGCCTCGTCGGCTTCGCTCGGTATTCTGATGCAGCAGGGCATCGGCGACACGATCCGCATTTCGCTGACGCCGGAGCCCGGCGGCGACCGCACCCGCGAGGTGCAGGTAGCCCAGGAACTGCTGCAGGTCATGGGCTTTCGCCAGTTCATTCCCGTCGTTGCCGCCTGTCCCGGCTGTGGCCGCACCACGTCGACCGTCTTCCAGGAACTCGCCCAGAAGATCCAGGACGACATTCGCCGCAACATGCCGGTCTGGCGCGAGAAGTATCCCGGCGTCGAGGGCCTGAAGGTCGCGGTCATGGGCTGCATCGTCAACGGTCCCGGCGAAAGCAAACATGCCGATATCGGCATCTCGCTACCGGGCACCGGCGAAATGCCGGCCGCTCCGGTCTTCATCGACGGCGAGAAGGCGATGACGCTACGCGGCCCCAACATCGCCGGTGACTTCGAGACGCTGGTTTCCGACTATATCGAGAAGCGCTACGGCCGCGGCCAGGCGGCTGCCGAGTAAGCAGCCTGCGCTTGGTCTGAGCGCGATGATCTCAGAGCCGTGACGTCAGCAGCTTGAAGCCGGCAAAGGCGAAGAAGCCGGCCATCAGGCTCTCGATCAGCCGCTTGGACTTCAGATAAGCACGGTGGACCGGCGACAGCGAGAAGACGATCGCAAAGCCGCAGAAGGTCATCAGGCCGAGCACCATGCAGCCGCCGATGAATGTGGCGGTGACGCCGACGGGCGCACCCTCGGGCATCCCCAGCGAAACGAGCATGATCCAGGAAAAGATCGCCTTGGGGTTGGTGAGGTGAATGCCAAGCCCCTTGAGATAGAGCCGCTTCAGCGACGTCTGCGCCTTCGCCATCGGCACGATCGCGCTTTTGTCGCTGCGCACGGCAGCGCGCAGTGCGTTGTAGGCGAGCCAGAAGAGATAGCAGGCACCGGCGATCTTCAAGACGATGATCGCGTGGCCATAGGCGCGGATCAGCGCCGAGAGACCGGAGGCCGTCAGCATCGCCCAGGTGTAACTTCCCGTCAGAACGCCAAAGGCAAGCGCCAGTCCGGCCTTGCGTCCCTGGCTGACCGAGGTGGTGATGATCGCGAGGATCGCGGGCCCCGGTGAAGCGGTCGCGATCAGATAGGCGGTCCAGGCGATGAGCAACTGCGGCAGATAGGGCGTCAGGTCGAACATGTCAGACAAAGCTCCGGCGAGGTCGCCGGAGGCTAGATCAGTTCGTCGCTGGTTTGAAACGGCGAAATGTCACCGAGACAAGATGTCAGACGATCTCGTCGAGCGCCTCGGTCAGACGGGCGCATTCCTGATCGGTGCCGATGGTGATGCGCAGGAAATCGCCGATGCGCGGCTTGGCGAAATGGCGCACCAGCACGGCGCGTTCACGGAGCGCCTTCATCAGGGTTTCGCCGCTATGGCCGGGATGGCGGGCGAAAACGAAGTTTGCCGATGACGGCAACACCTCGAAGCCGCGCGCGGTGAGATCGGCCGCAAGGCGCTCGCGCGACGCGATGATCTTGGCGCGGGTCTCCTCGAACCATGCTTCGTCCTCGATCGCGGCGATTGCGCCGGCCTGGGCCGGGCGGCCGAGCGGATAGGAGTTGAAGCTGTCCTTCACCCGCTCCAGCGCCTCGATCAACGGGCGTTGGCCGATGGCGAAGCCGACGCGCAAGCCGGCAAGCGCGCGCGACTTGGAGAAGGTCTGGACGACCAGCAGGTTCTCGTATTTCGAAACCAGTTCTGCCGCCGACTGGCCGCCGAAGTCGACATAGGCCTCGTCGATGACGACGGGCTGGTCCGGATGGCTTGCAACCAGCTGCTCGATGTCGGCGAGCGGCAAGGCGATGCCGGTCGGAGCGTTGGGGTTCGGCAGGATGATGGCGCCGCAGGGCCGGTCGTAATCGACGAGATCGATCTCGAAGCGATCGTTGATCGGTACCTCGACCGTGTCGATCTCGAAGAGCCGGGCGTAGGTCGAATAGAAGCTGTAGGAAATATCCGGGTAAAGCAGCGGCGCGTCGTGCTTCAGCAAGCCGGCGAAGATATGCGCCAGCACCTCGTCGGATCCGTTGCCGACGAAGACTTCTTCGGCGGTCACGCCATAGCGTGTGGCAATCGCCTGGCGCAGCGTCAACGCCAGCGGGTCGGGGTAGAGGCGAAGATCGCTGCTCGCTGCCGCGGCGATCGCGTCGAGCACCTTCTCAGACGGGCCGTAGGGGCATTCGTTGGTGTTGAGCTTCACCAGGTTTTCGATACGCGGCTGTTCGCCGGGCACGTAGGGTTTCAGCTTGGAGACGATCGGCGACCAGTATTTGCTCATGGATCTAGCTCCTGCGGTTGGCGATGAAACGGGCGGCTTCGACGAGAATGGCCGAGCGCTCGCCATAGGGCGCAAGCAGCGCTTCGGCTTCTGCGACCAGTTGCTCCAGCCGCTCTTCCGCCCAGGCCTGGCCGTGTAGCGCCAGCAGCGTGCCCTTGCCGCGGGCGGCGTCCTTGCCGGTTGCCTTGCCCATGGTCTCCGCATCGGCGGTGAGGTCCAGCAGGTCGTCGGCAAGCTGGAAGGCAAGGCCGATCTTTTCGCCAAAGGCGCGAAGCCGCGCGCGATCGTCCCTGGAGGCGTCGGCGACGATGGCGCCTGCCTCACAGGCGAAACGGATGAGGGCGCCCGTCTTCATCGCCTGCAGCGTGACGATCCCGGCTTCGTCCGGCGGCGACTTTTCCGCGGCCAGGTCAAGCGCCTGTCCGCCGGCCATGCCGCCGTGGCCGGCGGCGCGTCCAAGCGCCAGCACCAGCTCCACCTTCTGCGCATCCGAAACCGCTGTCTCGGGGGCTGCGATGATATCGAAGGCGAAAGTCAGCAGACTGTCGCCGGCAAGGATCGCCGTTGCCTCGTCGAAGGCCTTGTGCACGGTCGGCTGGCCGCGGCGCATATCGTCGTCGTCCATCGCCGGCAGGTCGTCATGGACGAGCGAGTAGCAATGCACGCATTCGAGTGCCGCGCCGACCCGCAGAGCCGCGTCGGCATTGCCGCCGAGAAGATCGGCGCATTCGGTCACCAGGAAGGGGCGCAGGCGCTTGCCGCCGTTCAGCACGCCGTGGCGCATGGCAGCCAACAGGTTTGCCGGCCGGGCGATTTCGTCGGCTTCCGTCGTCTGGCCGAGCAGACGTTCCAGCAGCGCCTCGACGGCGCGGGCATTGGTGGCGAGGCGACGGGTAAAAGGCGATGGTTCCTGGCTCATGCGCGCTCTTTGACATGGGCGAAGAGGGCTTTCAACGGGGATTCGTGTCGCAGCCGCGCGCTTTCCCTGGGACAGCCGCCTGCACGCCTTGCCTTTTGCCAGAAAGCCCGTTCAACTCTGCCTGCGCATGCACTAAGAGAAGCGGATGGACAGCGAGGTGAACAGTCAGGCCGCGAACGTCGTTCCGGAAGCGCGCGAGGAGGGCGAAGTGCCTTCCAGTCGCTGGTCTTCGCTTCGTCGGACGTTGCGCACGCGCCGCCGCCAGATCGTGCTCGCCGTGCTTGGCCTGCTCGTCCTTCCTTACGCACTGATCGTTCTCTATCTGGTGGAGTTCATCCATCCCGTCTCGACGCTGATGCTGCGTGATCTCGTGCTGCTGCGCGGCTACGATCGGCAATGGGTCGAGTTCGACGATATCGCCCCGGTTCTCGTGCAATCGGTGATGATGTCGGAGGATGGCCAATTCTGCGCCCATGACGGCGTCGACTGGGGCCAGATGCGGGGTGTGGTCGAGGATGCGCTCGAAGGGGAATCCACCCGCGGCGCCAGCACCATTCCGATGCAGACGGTGAAGAACCTCTATCTCTGGAACGGCCGCTCCTTCCTGCGCAAAGGCATGGAACTGCCGCTGGCGGTCGCCGCCGACTTCGTCTGGAGCAAGCGGCGGATGATGGAGATCTATCTCAATATCGCCGAATGGGGCGACGGGATCTACGGTATCGAGGCGGCTGCTCGCCACCATTTCGGGGTTTCGGCGTCGAAGCTTTCGCGACGGCAGGCGGCGCTGCTTGCTGTCTCGCTGCCCAATCCGAAAGAGCGCAACGCCGGCAAGCCGGGCCGCGGGTTGAAGCGCCTGGCGAACCTGATCGAGCGCCGCGC
The nucleotide sequence above comes from Ensifer sp. PDNC004. Encoded proteins:
- a CDS encoding MFS transporter, producing the protein MDQRSPTATGRQGYMTRNRLAVSLLFLLNGFVIGSWAPKIPEFKDRLGISESVLGLLILMFGIGSLVLMPIAGGFIARVGSQKVVKVTAIILSPLLLLLTLVPDVWTAAVAMFLLGGFAGAMDVAMNANAVEVEKSMRRAIMSSCHAYWSLGGLIGAGIGGFLMARFGVLPHVLVVTAICLALIVAAWPMILADKPHPGAAKEKLRLPMTPLPWLIGIMALFSMVPEGTVLDWGALYLRNELGASVELSGFGFAAFSATMATMRFAGDFVRDRFGAKRTLRICTVTALVGMIIAGTAPNAYIAILGFAIAGIGISNMVPIAFSAAGNMPGLQPGIGLSVATFMGYSGMLFAPSLIGFVAEHTGFAIIFASVPLLFIVVLLLSHHADHADGAKGH
- the ispG gene encoding flavodoxin-dependent (E)-4-hydroxy-3-methylbut-2-enyl-diphosphate synthase, whose amino-acid sequence is MSSAFDFDPQPRRASVAVDVGGVIVGGGAPVVVQSMTNTDTADIDGTVAQVAALHKAGSELVRITVDRDESAAAVPKIRERLERLGLDVPLVGDFHYIGHKLLADHPACAEALAKYRINPGNVGFKDKKDKQFAEIVEMAIRYDKPVRIGVNWGSLDQELLTRLMDENKANGFPLTAQEVTRETIVQSALLSAELAEEIGLPRNRIILSAKVSGVQDLIAVYAMLSARSDHALHLGLTEAGMGTKGIVASSASLGILMQQGIGDTIRISLTPEPGGDRTREVQVAQELLQVMGFRQFIPVVAACPGCGRTTSTVFQELAQKIQDDIRRNMPVWREKYPGVEGLKVAVMGCIVNGPGESKHADIGISLPGTGEMPAAPVFIDGEKAMTLRGPNIAGDFETLVSDYIEKRYGRGQAAAE
- a CDS encoding LysE family translocator; the encoded protein is MFDLTPYLPQLLIAWTAYLIATASPGPAILAIITTSVSQGRKAGLALAFGVLTGSYTWAMLTASGLSALIRAYGHAIIVLKIAGACYLFWLAYNALRAAVRSDKSAIVPMAKAQTSLKRLYLKGLGIHLTNPKAIFSWIMLVSLGMPEGAPVGVTATFIGGCMVLGLMTFCGFAIVFSLSPVHRAYLKSKRLIESLMAGFFAFAGFKLLTSRL
- the hisC gene encoding histidinol-phosphate transaminase, with the protein product MSKYWSPIVSKLKPYVPGEQPRIENLVKLNTNECPYGPSEKVLDAIAAAASSDLRLYPDPLALTLRQAIATRYGVTAEEVFVGNGSDEVLAHIFAGLLKHDAPLLYPDISYSFYSTYARLFEIDTVEVPINDRFEIDLVDYDRPCGAIILPNPNAPTGIALPLADIEQLVASHPDQPVVIDEAYVDFGGQSAAELVSKYENLLVVQTFSKSRALAGLRVGFAIGQRPLIEALERVKDSFNSYPLGRPAQAGAIAAIEDEAWFEETRAKIIASRERLAADLTARGFEVLPSSANFVFARHPGHSGETLMKALRERAVLVRHFAKPRIGDFLRITIGTDQECARLTEALDEIV
- a CDS encoding polyprenyl synthetase family protein, producing the protein MSQEPSPFTRRLATNARAVEALLERLLGQTTEADEIARPANLLAAMRHGVLNGGKRLRPFLVTECADLLGGNADAALRVGAALECVHCYSLVHDDLPAMDDDDMRRGQPTVHKAFDEATAILAGDSLLTFAFDIIAAPETAVSDAQKVELVLALGRAAGHGGMAGGQALDLAAEKSPPDEAGIVTLQAMKTGALIRFACEAGAIVADASRDDRARLRAFGEKIGLAFQLADDLLDLTADAETMGKATGKDAARGKGTLLALHGQAWAEERLEQLVAEAEALLAPYGERSAILVEAARFIANRRS
- the mtgA gene encoding monofunctional biosynthetic peptidoglycan transglycosylase encodes the protein MDSEVNSQAANVVPEAREEGEVPSSRWSSLRRTLRTRRRQIVLAVLGLLVLPYALIVLYLVEFIHPVSTLMLRDLVLLRGYDRQWVEFDDIAPVLVQSVMMSEDGQFCAHDGVDWGQMRGVVEDALEGESTRGASTIPMQTVKNLYLWNGRSFLRKGMELPLAVAADFVWSKRRMMEIYLNIAEWGDGIYGIEAAARHHFGVSASKLSRRQAALLAVSLPNPKERNAGKPGRGLKRLANLIERRASRSGGYITCLYN